CGCCGCCGTCGTACGCGATGCCGCCGGGCGGGAGGATGCCGTTGGCCAGGTCGAGGGTGACCGCGTCGTCGCCGGCGCCGGTGTCGATCTGGATTTGGCCGGTGATGCTGGCGAACGACAACTCGACCGTGTGCGCATCGACCTGGGTGACGCCGCTCTCGGCGACGAGAATGTTGTTCGGATCGGTGACGACCAGGTCGGCTCCGGTCCGCGAGACGGTCAGGGTGTCGTTGTGGCCGACCGTGTCGGTGACATCCAGATTGCCGGAGCCGTCGAGGGCCACCTGCGTGCCGACCGGCGTGAGGGTGAGGCCGAGGGAGGGGCTAACGTAGCTGTAGTCGAACGGTTGCCCGCCGACGAAGATCAGGCCGCCGTCCGGAAAGGTAAGGTCGGTGCCGTTGATGTCATGGAAAGAGTCGCTGAGAGCCCCACCTAGAGATCCCTCATTGAAGAGTTGGTATGGTCCGGTCAGCGGCGCCGTGGCCGTGCCGAGAAGGTTCGCGCCACCAGGGAGTGCCAAGGAACCGACATCGACTTTGTCCGCCGCCGTGCCGGGGCCGATGTTGACGAAGAACGTCGAGCCAGCGTTGAAAGTCAGTTGGCCGGTGACGGTCAATGTGCCGACGGCGTTATCGCCGGGGTTGAGCGTGCCGCCGCTGTCGACGGTCAGATCGCCGCCGACGGTGCCGGTGCCGCCGATCGTCCCGCCGCTGTTGACTGTCATCGCCCCGGTGCCGGAGGTGCCGTCGACGAGCAGCGTGCCGGCGTCGACCGTTGTCGTGCCGGAATAGTTACTGTCGCCGGCCAGGGACAGCGTTCCCGAGCCCTGGGTGACGAGGGCGAGGTTCTGAGCGGTCGCGGTGGCCCCGCCGATCACGCCCGAGTAGGTGGACGTCCCGGCTTGATCGATGGTCAGGGTGGCCGCCGTCGCCGACCCGTTGGCGATGCCGCCGGTGCCCGTGACGCCAGCCGCGGTGACCAGGGTCAGGTTCCAGCCCGAAAGGGTGATGTCGGCGGCCACGGTGATGGCCCCGGCGGTCGCGCTGCCGATGACTAGAGTGCCTGCCGTGATCTGAGCGAGTTCGGTCGTCGACAGCCCGAGAGTGAGCGGGGAGCCAGACAGCTTGTTGTCCCCGCCCAGGGAGATGAGGGTGCCGGCCGTGTAGGGCTGGATCGTCGTGGTCCCGGTGCCCGAGTTGATAGTGCTGCCGCTTCCGACGGACAAACTGTCGGCGGTGATGGTGATCGCCGCGTTCCCGCCGGAGGTGATCGTGCCACTGTTGGCGATATACACGGCTTCGCTGTTGGCGTTTCCCGTTCCGGTGACCTGGATGGCTGCCCCGGCCGATGTGACCTGGCCGAGTACCTCGATCCCATAGTCGGAGTTCCTATTTCCCGTTCCCCCGGTTCCAAATATGGTGACCGTTCCGGTTCCTCCCGACTTAATAGTTCCGCTGACATAGATACCGACGCTGGAGTTCCCGCTCCCCCCGCCCCCGGCGCCGTTGACGTTGACCGCTCCGTTCCCGCCCGACGTGACCGTACCATCGACAATGATGCCGATGTCTTCGTCCCCGCTCCCCGCACCTCCGGTGCCGTTAACGGTGACCACCCCGGCCCCACCCGACGTGACCGTACCACCGACATAGATGCCGACGTCATCGCTCCCACTTCCCGCTCCCCCGGTGCCGTTGACGGTGACCACCCCGGCCCCGCCCGACGTGACCGTACCACCGACATCGACCCAGACGCCGTCAATGAAGTTTCCGCTCCCTGCCCCCCGATCCCGATGACGGTGGCCGCCCCGGTCCCGCCCGACGTGACCGTACCACCGACATAGATGCCGACGTCCTCGCTCCCACTTCCCGCTCCTCCGGTGCCGGTGATCTTCACCGACCCGTTGTCGGTCGTCGTTACCGTCACCCCGTCCTCGACCGTCACCCCGGTCGAGTCTTTCGCCACCAGCCCCGACCCGGTGATCTGGACGCCACCCCCACCGCCTGTCACGTTCGCAGCCACGTCCACGCTCTGGCCGGCGGTCAGGGTCACCGACCCGGTTGGCCCGGTCGCCACGATCGGCTGGGACACCGTGAGTGTGCCGCTCGTGGCCGTCAGGGACACCGCCTGACCGGTGGCCGTCACCCCGGCGACCGGGCCGACCGTTCCGACCGTGAAGTCGGCCGCGTTCGTCACCGCGATCCCGCCACTGGTCGCGTTCGCCGCCGCCAGCGTACCCACCGACGTCGTCAGCGGGGCGCCGGGGGCGCCGATCCCGGTGGCCGCCGACAGGGACAGGTTCGGGACCGTGAGGGCGGTTCCGGCGGCTACCCCGTTGGCGATCGCCCCGCCGGTCACCAGGTCGAGCGTCGGGGCGGTGGCCGTCAGGTCGAGCGGGGCGGCGACGGTGATGGTTCCGGCGGTCGCGCTGCCGACGACCAGAGTGCCGGCCGTGATCCGGGCGAAGTCGGCGGTCGACAGCCCGAGGGTGAGGGGTGGGCCGGTGAGGACGTTGGCCCCGCCGAGGGCGATGAGGGTGCCGGGCGTCCGGGGCTGGATCGTCGTCGTCCCGGTGCCCGAGTTGATCGCACTCGTGTCGTCGACGGTGAAGCTGTCGGCGGTGATGGTGATCGGCGCGCCGGTCGCCGCAGTGGTCATCGCCCCGCCTGCAATGACAACCACGGCCACGCCGGTGCCGGTGCTAGTGCCTGTCACCAACACTGCCCCGCCGCCCGATGTGACCGTTCCGATCCTACCCCCAAAACCCTCGATACCGACGCCGCCATTAGAATTTCCGGTCCCGGAGCCGGCGGTCCCGGTCACTGATACGGATCCGCCACCCGACTTAATCGTCCCAGCACCGACAACGACGCCGACTGCAAAGTCCCCGTTGCCGGCCCCACCGGTGCCGGCGACGGTGACATCCCCACTCCCACCCGACGTGACCGTCCCGTCCTGGACAACAACACCGTATTCAGAAGCCCCGCTGCCGGCCCCGCCGGTGCCAGTGACCACCACCGCCCCGCTTCCGCCCGACGTGACCGTACCATCGACCCCGACACCTTCGTCGAACTCGCTTCCCGCACCCCCGGTGCCGGTGATCGTCACCGCCCCATTATCGGTCGTCGTTACCGTCGCCCCGCCCTCGACCGTCACCCCGGTCGAGTCTTTCGCCACCAGCCCCGACCCGGTGATCTGGACGCCGCCCCCGCCACCGGTCACGTTCGCCGCCACGTCCACATTTTGCCCGGCGGTCAGGGCCACCGACCCGGCCGTCCCGGTCGCGGTGATCGGCTGGGACACCGTAAGTGTGCCGCCGGTCGCCAGGGCGAGCGCCGAGATCGGGGTCGGGTTAGTCGCCAGGTTGACGGCCGCGCTGACGGTCAGATTCCCGCTCGTGCTGTTGCCGATCGCCAGGGTGCCGGCGGTGATCTGGGCGAGGTCGGCGGCGGGCAGGCCCAGGGTGAGCGGGGAGCCGGTCAGGGTTTCGGTCCCGCCGAGGGCGACGAGTGTTCCCGGCGTCCGGGGCTGGATGGTCGTGGTCCCGGTGCCGGAGTTGATCGTTCCCGTCCCGAAGATCGGAACGGTGAGAGCCAGGCTGTCGGCGGTAATGGTGATCGGAGCGTTGGTCGAACTCGTGTTGATTGTCCCCGCGTCAGCCACGGCCTCGTAGCTACTCGTCCCGGTGCCCGTCACCGACACGGCTCCGCCCGACGTGACCGACCCTGTGATGCCGACGCCGTAATCGAGGAGTCCGCCCCCGGCGCCGCCGGTGCCGGTGATCGTGACCGTCCCGGTCCCGCCGGCCGAGACCGTCCCCAGGACCGCGACCCCGGTGTCGGTCCCGGACCCGGTGCCGCCCTGGCCCTGAATTAAGATGTCGCCCGACTGGCTGCTGACGGTCCCGGTCCCTGACACCGCGACGCCAGTGAAATTCCCCGTCGACACCGGTGTCTGCTGGTTGCCCGTCAGGGTGAGGTTGCCCGCGGACGTGCCGACGGTGGCCCCGCTGTTGACGAGAATGCCCTCCGTCGTGGACGCGGAAAGAGCGGCCGACCCGGTGAACGTGGTGGCCCCCGTGAAGGTGATGCCCGCCGCGGCCGCATTCTGGAGCGACACCCCGATGCTGTCGCGATACGTGTTCGCCCCGCTGTCGTTGAACGCGACGGAGGTTGCGGCCGCGGAATCCTGGATGTTAATGCCGGACGTGAACACCCCGGCGGTGACGGTCAGGGTACTATCGTTCGTCCCGCTCCAGGTATCGCCGGTCAGTGTCAGGGTGTACGTCGACCCGGCGGACACGATGCCGAGGCCGGCGTTCGCCGTGTTGAGGGTCAGATCGAGTTGCGTCCCGACGACCGCGATCGTGGCCGGGACGGCCCGGGGTTCCAGCTCCTCGATCGGCCGGCCGACCGCGGGCACCGGCTTCCGGAAGGAGGACGTACGCCGGGTGCGGAAAGCCGTGGTCATCAGGTTGCGGAGCATTTTCTCGGTGGGCTTAATGGTGCACCTGGAGTCTGGAATTACAGGGAGAGTCGTGCCACTCGGTCGGATGCCCACTGCGGCCAGCTGTCGCGGGGCGGTGGGGTCGGGCACGGTCGCTTCGGTTCGGGTTCACCCCCAATGCGAGATTTCGCCCGGGTTGTCTCACCGAATCCGGAAAAAAAAATTTGAGCCGCAGATGTGGGGCTTGTGTGAGGAATGTGTGAAGAGCTGACGCCAATGCGATTGTCCGGATCGGGAACGGGCGGCACCCGCGTCCGGCCGCGGCGTAACGTTGACGCGTCGGCGACCAATGCTCGGTCGCCCGTCCAAGTGTCGAAAGATTGCCGGGCCGAAGTGTGGGAGCGGTGCGGGCGTTTCGGACGCCCGTGGGGATTTGAGGTATTAAGGCGAGCGGGGCACGTGAGTGCCCTGATTCTGTGAGACAAGCTCCGACAGGATGCCGTCGTACAGAATCAGGGCACTCACGTGCCCCGCTCGCCAGGGAGAATCGGGGGCACTCACGTACCCCGCTCGCCGCATTACTTCTTGAACTCTCCTTTGTCGTAGCGAGCCCAAAATTCCGCCGCCGGCCATTCCTTCCCGAACCCGACGGAGATGACCTGGATGCTAGTCATGCCGCGGAGGATCTCCAACCCCAGGGTGATGTTCCTGGGCGTCAGGCCGACGTACTCCAGCTGCAGATTTTTCAAGGGCGTCAAGTCGGTGACGCTGCTGTCATAAAAGATCAATTTTTTCAACGGCATGTTTTTGACCGGCGTCAGGTCGGACACCTGGGTGACCTGGATCATCAAGTCCCTGAGGGGTAGATCCTTGATGGGTTTGAGGTCCGTCACGGGTGCCCCGTGGCAGTTCAAGATTTTCAGCGGCATGCCCACGAGCGGCGTCAAGTCGCGGACACCGGTGGAGGCGATACAGATGTCGACCAGTTCCATCCCGGTCAACGGGGCCAGGTCCGTGACGTTTAGCGACCCCGTCATGTTCAGCGAGCGGAGCGTCGCCATCTCTTTCAAGGGGGAGAGGTCGGTCACGCCCGTTCGCCACATGTCCAACCGGGCCAGTTCCATCCCCCGAAGCGGTGTCAGGTCGGTGACATTTTTCGCGTTGATTATCAGGATGTGGGTGTCCGTCATCGCCCGGACCGGGGAAAGGTCCCGCACCGCGTCGCCGCGCAAAGCCAAATCGATCCCGGGGACCACGGGCCAGTTGACCTCGCGGTTGAAATCGGGGTTCAGTTTCTGAAGTCGGGCGACGACCGCCCGAGCCCGTTCGGCCCGCGGCAAGGCGGCCACCGACTTCTCCCAGACCGCCGCGTCGGCCGCGGCCGGGTCGAGGGCGGGTTTCGGGGTCTGAGCCGCCGCGGCGGCCGGCTGCGGCGCGACTACTGGTTTCCGGGGCTGGGCCGTCTCGGCGGCCGGCGTCGCGACGGGGAGCGAATCGGCGACCGGTGTCGGAATCGGGAGGTCGCCGGCCGTGGGTTCACGGCTGATACCGACGCCCGCCATCTTTGCCAGCCCCAGGCCGGCCGCCAGTATCAGCGCGACCGCCAGCGTGACGGTGACGACTCCCCGGCGGCGAATCGGAAAGCCGGAGCGTGCCGCTTCTTTCGCGGCGGGTTGCGGCGGTGTGACACGATCGGAAGATGGTGCCCCGTCGGCCCCGCGGGCGAGCAGATCGACCACCTCCCGGGCCGTGGCGAGGCGGTCGGCCGGGTTCTTGGCGTGCAACCGGGCGACGATGTCGCAGAGCCACGACGGCACTTCCGGGATGACGTCCCGGATCGGCCGGGGCGCATCCTCGGTCACCCGCTTGAGAATCGCGAGGGTGCCCGCGGCCCGGAACGGCGGGCGGCCCGTACACATCGCGTACAGCACGCTGCCGAGACTGAACAGGTCGGCCCGGTGGTCGATCGGCGACCCGTGCGCCTGTTCCGGGGACATGAACATCGGCGTCCCGGCGATGATCCCGGACTGGGTCAGACTGGCGTCGTCGGCCGACCGGGCCAGGCCGAAGTCGGTGATTTTGACGTGCCGGTTCGGGCCGCTCTCGATCAAGATGTTGGCCGGCTTGATGTCCCGGTGGACGATCCCCTGGGCGTGGGCGGCGGCCAGCCCGGCGGCGACCTGGCGGCCGATCTGCACCACCTCGGACACTTCCAGCGGCCCCGTCCGGTCGAGCAGGGCCTGGAGCGATTCGCCCGGGATGAACTCCATGACCAAATACGGGAGCGGTTGTTCGCCGACTTCGTACACCTGGACGACGTTCTCGTGCCGGACCGCGGCCGACCACCGGGCCTCGCGGAGGAACCGCTTGCGGGCCGGGGACGTGGCGGCCACGTGCGGGGCCAGCACTTTGACCGCGACGACCCGGTGGAGGACGTCGTCGAACGCCCGGAAGACGATCCCGAACCCGCCCCGGCCGAGGACCTGAAGGACCTCGTAGTGACCGATCCGGCCGAGCGAATCGGGCCGTGACGACGGGGCGAGGAACAGACTATGGTCGTCGCCGTCGTCCGGACTAGCCGGGCCGCGGGCCCCGCCGACCGATTCGGGTTCCGCGCGGGCGGCGAACGACCCCATCTCGACGTGGTCCGGGTCGGGTATGACGGCCGCGGGCGTGCCGAGGAAACTCCCGCCCGTGTCGTGGGTCCGGAGCAGTCGTTCGACGCGGTCCCGGAGTTCGGCATCGCCCGCACACGAGTGGCCGACGAACGCCGCGCGGGATGTCGTGTCCGGGTGCTCGACCGCCGCGAGGAAGATTTCTTTGACGCGTTTCGGGTCGGCGGCCATGTAAACTCCGTGTTTGGGCTCTCCCACCAATGCGAGAACCGAGACCGATCGTCTCACGGAATCCGGTAAATTTTTATCCGTCCTGGGCGGTCTCGGAAATGGCGTCCCGGAGCCAGACCCGGGCGTACGTCCAGTGACGGTACGCGGTGGCCCGGGAGAGGCCGAGTGCGTCGGCCGCGTCCTCGATCGAAAGGCCGGCGAAGTGACGCAACTCGACCACCCGGGCGGCGATCGGGTCTTCGGCGGCGAACCGGGTGAGGGCGGCGTCCAGGGCGAGTATCCGTTCGTCGGCGATCTCGGGGTTGGTCGGGACGTCATTCAGTTCGACGCGCTGCCGCTGGCCGCCGTGCTTGTGGGTTCGTTTCCGGCGGGCGTTATCCACCAGGATGCGGCGCATGGCCTCCGCGGCGGCGGCGAAAAAGTGTCCGCGGTTTTCCCACCGGAGTCGTTCGGCGGGACTGGTCAACCGAAGATACGCTTCGTGTACGAGTGCCGTCGGTTGAAGGGTCTGGCCGGTTGCTTCGGCGGCCATCCGTGCGGCGGCGAGCTTCCGCAACTCGTCGTAGACGAGAGGCAGAAGGTGGGCAGCAGCGTGTTGGTCACCGGACGCGGCGGCGTTAAGAAGGTGAGAGACCTCGGACATATCTGAGAATATACCCGCTTCGCGACCGAAAGACCACTCGCGCCCGGAATTACGAAGTTACGAAATTACCCCCTCGCGGGACGACGGATCACCCGCATGGAAGTCGGCCAGGGTACTCGCCGTCAGATCGTTGCTCGTCAGCAGCGACGCCCCGTTCAGGATTAGGGCCGCGGACACCGGTTGGGCCACCGCCGTGGACCACGTCCCCGATCCCATTCCCGACCGCCACGGCCAGCACTACCCGAGACGTGATCGGTCACTGCTCAGGTGAAGGCTTTTTCAGCAAGCTTGTCATTCGGTTCGTAGTTGGCCGACATCGCCTGTATCCACATCCGGTTTCACAGTATTTCACAAAACTCTGTGAACACTTCACAAATCCAAGCATTTTCACGCAATGCTTCGACCTGGACGCATTACTGGTCGTGGTGTAAAATCCCCTACGAATTAAGTCGTTCGGAAGCTTTTGGGGTGGGGCAAGTTCGGGATTCACACGGACGAAGTCACAGGTTCAAATCCTGTATCGCCCACTCTGCCTACATCTTTTTGCCATCGCATTTCTCGCCGGCCTCTGGGTGTTCACCGACCTGGATGCGATCCGCCGGCGCGTGCGTCCCCTGCGGGAAATAGTCGACACCAATAATGTCGGTTCTTTCCCCGGAAGCCCAATCACTTTTGGCCCGAGTCGAGAGTAACCAGCTCAAGTAATCCAGCTTCGCATCCGCCCTCAACGACGCACACCGGCCGCGGGCCGCGAACCCCGACTGGGTATGATGCGTCACGTTCTCAACAACCTGCCACGGGGCGGGCACGGGTGGCTCATCCCTCGGCCTGAACCCACGCGGCAGGTGTCTGCGGCCGTTCGTGGTGCAGAAGTTCGTCCGGGTGAACCTGCCGGAGGTATACCACACCTACGCGGCCGGGCCGAAATATTCGGGTGAGAGTCCGATGGTTCCCCGAGAGAACGAAGCCGAAGCCGTGGTCTGCTGACGACCGGAGGACCGAGAAGCCCATGTTGTTGTCGATCACCACGACCCACGGTCCGGCGGGCGATCTGGGTTACCTGCTCCACAAGCACCCGGACAAATTCCAGTCTTTCAACCTGAGCTTCGGAACTGCCCACACCTACTACCCCGAGGTCGGCGACGGGCGGTGTACCGCCTGCCTACTGCTCGACGTGGACGCCGTCGGGCTGGTCCGGGGCCGCAACCCGGACCAGGACTTCCTGCTCGCCCAGTACGTCAACGACCGACCCTACGTCGCCTCGTCGTTCCTGAGCGTTGCCATTGCCCAGGTGTTCGGGTCGGCCCTGCAAGGCCGGTGCAAGGACCGGCCGGAGCTGGTGACGACCCCGATCCCGCTCGAAGCCCGGCTCGACGTACTCCCGGTGCGGGGCGGGGAGGGGTTCCTGCGGGCGGTGTTCGAGCCGCTCGGGTACGAGGTCGAAGCGACCCACCACCCGCTCGACGAGAAGTTCCCCGAGTGGGGCGAGAGCCCGTACTTCTCGGTCACGATCCGGCGGACGGTCCCGCTGTCCGAGTTGCTCACCCACCTGTACGTTCTGGTCCCGGTGTTCGACGCCCGCAAACACTACTTCGTCGGCCACGATGAGATGGAGAAGCTGTTGGCGAAGGGGGAGGGCTGGCTGGCCCGCCACCCGGCAAAGGACGAAATCGCCCGCCGCTACCTCGGCCACCGGCTGAGCCTCTACCGGATGGCCCTCAGCCGCCTCGTCGAGGACGAGGAACCGGGCGACGGGGACGACGAGACGCCCGCGAACGAACGGGCCGAACAGCGGCTGGAGAAGCCGCTCAGCCTGAACGACCAGCGCCTCGGGGCGGTCGTGGCGGCCCTCCGGGCGAGCGGGGCCAAACGGATTCTCGACCTGGGGTGCGGCGAAGGCAAGCTGCTCCGGGAACTGCTCGGGGACCGGCAGTTCGAGGAGATCCTCGGACTGGACGTGTCCGTCCGCAGCCTCGAAATCGCCACCCGCCGACTCAAGCTGGAGCGGCTGCCCGACGCCCAGGCGAAGCGGTTGAAGCTGGTCCACGGGTCGCTCACGTATCGGGACCGCCGGCTGGACGGGTTCGACGCGGCCGCCGTGGTGGAGGTCATCGAACACCTCGACCCGCCCCGGTTGCGGGCGTTCGAGCGGGTGCTGTTCGAGTGCGCCCGGCCCGGGACGGTCGTCCTGACGACCCCGAATCGCGAGTTCAACGTGACGTGGGACGCGCTCCCCGCCGGCCGGTTTCGCCACGCCGACCACCGCTTCGAGTGGACCCGGCGGGAGTTCCACGAGTGGGCGACCGCCGTGGCGACCCGGTTCGGGTACGCGGTGCGGTTCCTCCCCGTCGGACCGGAGCACCCGGAGTACGGCTCGCCGACGCAGATGGGGGTTTTTGAGCGTGGTTGATCGGACGAGTCGGGCGGTTCCGTCTGTCCCCGCTCGACCCGGTGAGTACACCAAGGAGTCGTTCGTGAAGTTCGGCGACTATTCACCGCCGCCGTTGCCGTCACTGGAGCAACAGCGAGGCGCGTTGCAGAAAGGCCTTGGTCGAGCGCTTCAGTGGACCTTGAGTGGGCGTCTCCACGAAGAACCGCTTTTGGAGGTGTGCGTTCGGGACCAGCGATTGGATGTGCAGGTGGAGAGTCCACGGGCGAACTGGCTCTGGCAGATGGTCCGGGTTGTCGGGGCAGTCGACCGGTTCCGCGTCCCGATCCTGCACGCACTATACGACCTGTCGGACGACCGCAGTGCCGCCCAACTTTGCGAACTGGCCTACAAGTACGCCGCGGCGGGGGACGAAACGTTCCGCACCCGACTCTTCGAGATCGTCGAGCAGAAGCCGTTCCCCGACAGCCCGTGGCTCGGGGAGGAAGAAGTCGTGTCCCTGGCCGGCGAGCAGGGCTTCTTGTTCGCCGCCCGGGTCCGCGGAAGGCTGCTGGCCGGTCGTGAGTGGGAGTGGGACGACGGGCACTTGATAGACCTTGCTACCAAACGGCTGGGCGCGGAATTCGTGAACCGCCTCCTCGACGGTTCGTCGGACGACGCGGTCCGCCGGTTTCGGGACGGCTGGCGGCAAGAGGTCCAGAAAACGGCCGCGAGGGAAAGTTCGCCCACCCACCGGGAGAGGATGGTCGTGACCCCGGTGCATGACATCTTTCGAGCGGCCGAAGGTGTAAGTAAGTGCTTCTGGTTCCGGGGTTGGGGGATGCACGCCGACGAAGCCGATTTGCGGGCCGTCCTCCAGCGCCTCCGCGTCGAGAACGAACCGAGGGTCATCGCCAATCTGGCCAGAGTCTTTTCGGCCCGCCCGTTGCCCGAGTTCGACGCCCGGCTGATCGAACTGTGCCGGCACGGAGACGAAGACGTGCGGACGCGGGCATTCGCTGCGCTGGAGCCGAATGCCCACCCCCTCGTACGGGAGTTCGCCCTGACCGAGCTTGAGAAGGGCGTCCGAAGCGGGTCGGTGGTCGCCCTGTTCATCAACAATTACCGGCCGGGAGACGAAGACCGAATTTTGGAGGCGATGGAGTTACCCGACGACGAGTGCCGGCTCCACTGGCTCCTGATGGACGTCATCAAGGTGCTGGAGAAGAATCCCGAGGCCGACTGCTCTCGGCTGGGCGTGATCGGCTACGCCCTGACCAACTGCGAAAACTGCCGGTTCCATGCAGTCCGACTCTTGTTGAGTCGGCGCGCCGCACCCGGCTGGCTTGCGGACGAGTGCCGGTACGACTCGGGCGAAGATTGCCGGGAACTGGTGGGCTTCCCCATGGTAGCGACGGAGGCAAGCAGCGCATCGCCATGAAGATCAACATCCCGAAGCTGTCGCTCGTCGTCCTCGTCGGCCCCAGCGGGTCGGGGAAGAGTACGTTTGCCCGGAAGCACTTCCTGGCAACCGAGGTCGTGTCGTCGGACGCCTGCCGGGCGATGGTCAGCGACGACGAGAACAACCAGGCCGT
The Fimbriiglobus ruber genome window above contains:
- a CDS encoding beta strand repeat-containing protein, giving the protein MLRNLMTTAFRTRRTSSFRKPVPAVGRPIEELEPRAVPATIAVVGTQLDLTLNTANAGLGIVSAGSTYTLTLTGDTWSGTNDSTLTVTAGVFTSGINIQDSAAATSVAFNDSGANTYRDSIGVSLQNAAAAGITFTGATTFTGSAALSASTTEGILVNSGATVGTSAGNLTLTGNQQTPVSTGNFTGVAVSGTGTVSSQSGDILIQGQGGTGSGTDTGVAVLGTVSAGGTGTVTITGTGGAGGGLLDYGVGITGSVTSGGAVSVTGTGTSSYEAVADAGTINTSSTNAPITITADSLALTVPIFGTGTINSGTGTTTIQPRTPGTLVALGGTETLTGSPLTLGLPAADLAQITAGTLAIGNSTSGNLTVSAAVNLATNPTPISALALATGGTLTVSQPITATGTAGSVALTAGQNVDVAANVTGGGGGVQITGSGLVAKDSTGVTVEGGATVTTTDNGAVTITGTGGAGSEFDEGVGVDGTVTSGGSGAVVVTGTGGAGSGASEYGVVVQDGTVTSGGSGDVTVAGTGGAGNGDFAVGVVVGAGTIKSGGGSVSVTGTAGSGTGNSNGGVGIEGFGGRIGTVTSGGGAVLVTGTSTGTGVAVVVIAGGAMTTAATGAPITITADSFTVDDTSAINSGTGTTTIQPRTPGTLIALGGANVLTGPPLTLGLSTADFARITAGTLVVGSATAGTITVAAPLDLTATAPTLDLVTGGAIANGVAAGTALTVPNLSLSAATGIGAPGAPLTTSVGTLAAANATSGGIAVTNAADFTVGTVGPVAGVTATGQAVSLTATSGTLTVSQPIVATGPTGSVTLTAGQSVDVAANVTGGGGGVQITGSGLVAKDSTGVTVEDGVTVTTTDNGSVKITGTGGAGSGSEDVGIYVGGTVTSGGTGAATVIGIGGQGAETSLTASGSMSVVRSRRAGPGWSPSTAPGEREVGAMTSASMSVVRSRRVGPGWSPLTAPEVRGAGTKTSASLSMVRSRRAGTERSTSTAPGAGGAGTPASVSMSAELLSREEPERSPYLEPGEREIGTPTMGSRYSARSHRPGQPSRSPERETPTAKPCISPTVARSPPAGTRRSPSPPTVCPSEAAALSTRAPGPRRSSPTRPAPSSPWAGTTSCLAPRSLSGCRRPNSLRSRQAL
- a CDS encoding serine/threonine-protein kinase; this encodes MAADPKRVKEIFLAAVEHPDTTSRAAFVGHSCAGDAELRDRVERLLRTHDTGGSFLGTPAAVIPDPDHVEMGSFAARAEPESVGGARGPASPDDGDDHSLFLAPSSRPDSLGRIGHYEVLQVLGRGGFGIVFRAFDDVLHRVVAVKVLAPHVAATSPARKRFLREARWSAAVRHENVVQVYEVGEQPLPYLVMEFIPGESLQALLDRTGPLEVSEVVQIGRQVAAGLAAAHAQGIVHRDIKPANILIESGPNRHVKITDFGLARSADDASLTQSGIIAGTPMFMSPEQAHGSPIDHRADLFSLGSVLYAMCTGRPPFRAAGTLAILKRVTEDAPRPIRDVIPEVPSWLCDIVARLHAKNPADRLATAREVVDLLARGADGAPSSDRVTPPQPAAKEAARSGFPIRRRGVVTVTLAVALILAAGLGLAKMAGVGISREPTAGDLPIPTPVADSLPVATPAAETAQPRKPVVAPQPAAAAAQTPKPALDPAAADAAVWEKSVAALPRAERARAVVARLQKLNPDFNREVNWPVVPGIDLALRGDAVRDLSPVRAMTDTHILIINAKNVTDLTPLRGMELARLDMWRTGVTDLSPLKEMATLRSLNMTGSLNVTDLAPLTGMELVDICIASTGVRDLTPLVGMPLKILNCHGAPVTDLKPIKDLPLRDLMIQVTQVSDLTPVKNMPLKKLIFYDSSVTDLTPLKNLQLEYVGLTPRNITLGLEILRGMTSIQVISVGFGKEWPAAEFWARYDKGEFKK
- a CDS encoding ECF-type sigma factor; this encodes MSEVSHLLNAAASGDQHAAAHLLPLVYDELRKLAAARMAAEATGQTLQPTALVHEAYLRLTSPAERLRWENRGHFFAAAAEAMRRILVDNARRKRTHKHGGQRQRVELNDVPTNPEIADERILALDAALTRFAAEDPIAARVVELRHFAGLSIEDAADALGLSRATAYRHWTYARVWLRDAISETAQDG
- a CDS encoding 3' terminal RNA ribose 2'-O-methyltransferase Hen1; the encoded protein is MLLSITTTHGPAGDLGYLLHKHPDKFQSFNLSFGTAHTYYPEVGDGRCTACLLLDVDAVGLVRGRNPDQDFLLAQYVNDRPYVASSFLSVAIAQVFGSALQGRCKDRPELVTTPIPLEARLDVLPVRGGEGFLRAVFEPLGYEVEATHHPLDEKFPEWGESPYFSVTIRRTVPLSELLTHLYVLVPVFDARKHYFVGHDEMEKLLAKGEGWLARHPAKDEIARRYLGHRLSLYRMALSRLVEDEEPGDGDDETPANERAEQRLEKPLSLNDQRLGAVVAALRASGAKRILDLGCGEGKLLRELLGDRQFEEILGLDVSVRSLEIATRRLKLERLPDAQAKRLKLVHGSLTYRDRRLDGFDAAAVVEVIEHLDPPRLRAFERVLFECARPGTVVLTTPNREFNVTWDALPAGRFRHADHRFEWTRREFHEWATAVATRFGYAVRFLPVGPEHPEYGSPTQMGVFERG
- a CDS encoding HEAT repeat domain-containing protein, whose protein sequence is MESPRANWLWQMVRVVGAVDRFRVPILHALYDLSDDRSAAQLCELAYKYAAAGDETFRTRLFEIVEQKPFPDSPWLGEEEVVSLAGEQGFLFAARVRGRLLAGREWEWDDGHLIDLATKRLGAEFVNRLLDGSSDDAVRRFRDGWRQEVQKTAARESSPTHRERMVVTPVHDIFRAAEGVSKCFWFRGWGMHADEADLRAVLQRLRVENEPRVIANLARVFSARPLPEFDARLIELCRHGDEDVRTRAFAALEPNAHPLVREFALTELEKGVRSGSVVALFINNYRPGDEDRILEAMELPDDECRLHWLLMDVIKVLEKNPEADCSRLGVIGYALTNCENCRFHAVRLLLSRRAAPGWLADECRYDSGEDCRELVGFPMVATEASSASP